In Leucobacter denitrificans, the genomic window TGGCGTACAAGGCGCCCCGAAGTGATTTCCTCAGTAATGTGTGCGGCTACACCAGGGAGGGTACCTATAACAGCAAGGGCAGTTGCCTCTTCAGGTGTAAACTCCATCGCCACGCACAGAGCGGCAAGCATTCCAACGTCATTAATTGGGAAATGTGCAACCTTCGGGTTCTTCACGAACTCAGCGTGAATTGCTTCGTAGAGTTTCGCTGGGCCTTCCCAAATTCCCGCCTCGACGGCGATGCGCTTGAGCTTTTGCGCCCGCGGGTCCTCGCCTCGGAAAACGGGGTGACCAAAACCAGGAATTCGGTATCGTTTGGCAGAGGCGTCGGCAACGACACCCGCTGCGAACTCTGCCATGTCAGCACTTCCCGACTCCTCAAAAGCTGAGTACTGCTCCTGAATGAAGCGAGCTGCGTTCTCCGGGGCCACGCTATGCTCGCCCGCGCCCAGAATTGCCGTGGCAAGGCCTGCCTGCATGTTTGGGTTGCTTGAGACAATGAAGCGCGCCGCTGCGGTGCCTGCCTTCTCGAGCCCATAATCCAAGATGCTAGTGAGGATTGAATCGACTACGCGTGCCTCCCCTGGTGAAGGCAACCGCCCCCGAAGCTGCAAGAATGTCGTCGCAGCGAATGGGAGTCCTATGAGCTGTTCAAGGTCGTAGCCGCGGATATAGATATGTTCTGGTTCGATCCGGCTAATTCCGGTCTTCCAGTACTTCTGCTCAGCAGCTTGTTCGTTCGTCATTCCAGTAGTCTCCTTCTTTAGTTCTAAATTTCGCGCCGACTACTTCAGACCTGCGACCAGTTCTTTCGCCAGCACGAATCGGAGCACGTCGTTCGATCCCTCTCCGATCGGCATGAGCGCCGAATCTCGGAAGTATCGTTCGACAGGGAATTCCTTGATGTACCCTGATCCACCGAGTATCTGCATTGCGTCATACGTGACCTTGAGACCGTTCTCGGTCGCAAATATCTTTGCCATCGCAGATGCACCGCTTGCGCGGCCTTCAGCCATCGTCTTCCGCGCTGCATTGATATATAAGAGCCGCGAAGCCTCAATCGTCGTCGCCATGTCTGCGAGCTTGATTTGGATAGCCTGTCGATCGCTGAGAGGCTTACCAAAGGTCTCACGCTGAGACGCATAAGAAAGGGCCTGCTCCAAGCTCGCCTGAGCCATGCCCGTGGAGGCAGCGGCCATGTAAATGCGACCGCGATCGAGTGCCGCCATCATTTGATAGAAGCCCTTACCCTCTTCCTCGCCGAGCAGATTCTCGGCGGGGATGATTGCATTCTCAAATACGAGTTCGGCGAGTTCAAGACCTCGATGGCCGAGCTTCTCGAAATCCTTCCCATAGCTCAATCCGGGCGTATCGTGCTCGAGCAGCATCAAGCTGATGCCACCTCGGTGGGCAGGCTCAATCGTTGGATCGGTCTTCACCATGAGAAGCAATGGATTCGCTCGGCGCCCATGCGTAATGAAGATCTTCGACCCATTGAGCACGTAGTGATCGCCTTCTCGACGGGCAGTCAACTTGATTTGTTTGAGATCGCTACCGGTCGACGGCTCGGTCATGGCGATGCCACTCATCCGCTCACCCGCGACTATGCCTGGAAGGAATTTCTCCTTCTGCGCCTGGGTGCCAAACTTGTCGATGAGGTACCCGCCACTCGTATTTGTGTATACGAGACTTGCGAGGCTCATCTGTCCTCGCGCGAGTTCTTCGAAGATCACGCCGTAACTCATATAGTCGGCGTCAGAGCCTCCAAACTCCTCGGAAATAGTGAAACCGAAGAGGCCGAGCTCGGCGAGTTCGGGCAGGAGCTCTTCTGGATAGATATCTCCCCGATCACGCTCTCCAGCACCTGGAATCACTCGCTGATCAACGAAATCTCTCACCATCTCTCGAAGCGCGACGTGTTCCTCATCGAGTCCCGGAGTAATGTATTTGCTTGCCATTTTGGAGTCCTTTGCGAAGAATACTTATTTGACCGAGTTGGCCGGTGCGTTATCGTCGGTACGCCAGGCATCGACGACTTCCGAGAGAGTTGGGAACCACACTCCCTCGTGCGATTGCATGTACTCGATGAATCGTTCGAGCATTAGCAGGTTGTACGAACGCCCAATGGTCTGCGGGTGGAGTGTCCATGTTGCGATGCCGCCGGGGCAACGTTCATATGCGAAATCGAATGCATCCTTCCACCGCTGAAACACCGCCTCGTTCGACTGCTGCGTCGCATTTCCCTTCAAGAGTTCAAGTTCAGGGAAATCATCGAGACCCCACGACACAGGTATCTCGAGAACTGAAGAAGGCTTTCCAAATGAATTGCCTTGCTCAAGATCAATCGATGTCACAAGACGAGGATGGTAAGGCTCGAAGTCCCGTCCCATGAGCGACGAATCCCACTCGAGTCCGAACTCCTCAAGTACGCTGAGAGTGTTATCGGTGATGTCGAGCGCAGGAGAACGGTACCCGCGCGGTCGACGACCGATGTGCTTCTCATGCAGGTTGAGTTGAAGCTCCATGAGCCTGCGTTCTTCATCGAGTTCTAGTTTTGGTACGTATTCGTGCCAAACACCGTGCGCGGCGACTTCATGACCAGCGTCGACTACCGCTGCTACACGTTCAGGGAACGTCTGCATGGTATGGGTCGGAATACACCATGTCGTGGTGATCCCGTATCGGGCGAACGTCTCCAAGAGTCGTGGCGCACCGACCTCTGCCCCAAACTCGCCCCGCGAAAGTGCAGACTGCGATGAGGTTCGGAATGTCCCGATCCACACACTGTGCGCGTCAAAATCGGGGCTCAGCGAGATCGCAAGCCGCTTACCTTCTGGCATCTGCAAAGACATGATGCTACCTATGCCGCTATCCAGCCACCGTCAACGTGAATCACGTCGCCGCTGATGTAAGAGGCGCCCTCGCCAGCGAGGAAGAACACGGTAGATGCAACCTCTGACGCCTCAGCAGCTCGACGGAGTGGCACGAGCATGTCTCGGAGCTCTGGGTTTGTGCCGACACCAACATTGGTGTCCGGAACAAGTTCGCCCAAGATTTCCTCAGATGTCGCGCGAATACCAGTACGAATGACGCCAGGTGCAACGATGTTTGCGTTAATGCCATGTGGACCCAGATCGACTGCAAGGCGCCGCGTCATTCCTTCGAGGCCCGCCTTCGATGCATCGTAGGCAAGGCCATCAGGGGTTGCCCGGTGCGCGGCAATTGAGCTCATGAGCACGATGCTTCCCGACTTCTGCGAAATCATCTGAGCCGCCACCGGTTTGACCACATTGAATGTGCCGGTGAGGTTGATATCGATAACGCGGTCCCACAACTCGCGAGTCGTTGTCTCCACAGTCGCAAGACCGTCGAACACACCTGCGCAACCAGCAAGTACGTCGATGGATCCGTGGGAAGCGACCTTCGCCACTGCCTCCTGCACGGCGTCAAAGTCAGTGACGTCTACGGGGTACTGCTCAACAAGCTCAGTAGGGAGCTCCTGAGCAACCTGGGCGAGTCGATCTGCTGAAATATCGAGCAGGTGAACGCGATCACCGGCATCGGTAAACACCTTCGCGACAGCAGCGCCGATTCCGCTGCCAGCACCAGTGATGAGAATATTGCGGGGAGTGGTCGTCATGTCTGTTCTCCTAATTTGTAATTCTTCGAATCTCAGTAGATGCTCGACAAGGCCTTGGCGCCGAGCTGATAATCTTCGGGCGTCGCGTCGATGATTCGGCGCTCACGAATAAATGGCAGCGGCTTCGCGGGATTCTCGGAATCGATCTCACGGGCGAGGCGATGCCCTGAGAATATAGCCTCGGCAATGAAGTGTGGTCGCACACTGTCGCCGATTCGGTGCACCATTGAAACGTCATTCTCAGCCCACTCGTTTCTTCGATCAAGCAGGCCCTTGAAGAGGCCATTGTCTGAGGTTCTTGGGCCGACCAGCACGATATTGTCGAACTCGAACTCCTCTTGCCAGTCGGGAGAAACCAGGGCGACCTTGGAATCTCCGGCCGGTATCACTGAGGTTTCGGTGCGGAGCTTCACTCCGAGATCTCGAAGGTCGCGAAGTGTGTGCGAAATCTCAAGCGTGTACCGCTGATACTCGCCGATATGCTCGCCC contains:
- a CDS encoding SDR family NAD(P)-dependent oxidoreductase, which codes for MTTTPRNILITGAGSGIGAAVAKVFTDAGDRVHLLDISADRLAQVAQELPTELVEQYPVDVTDFDAVQEAVAKVASHGSIDVLAGCAGVFDGLATVETTTRELWDRVIDINLTGTFNVVKPVAAQMISQKSGSIVLMSSIAAHRATPDGLAYDASKAGLEGMTRRLAVDLGPHGINANIVAPGVIRTGIRATSEEILGELVPDTNVGVGTNPELRDMLVPLRRAAEASEVASTVFFLAGEGASYISGDVIHVDGGWIAA
- a CDS encoding acyl-CoA dehydrogenase family protein; this translates as MASKYITPGLDEEHVALREMVRDFVDQRVIPGAGERDRGDIYPEELLPELAELGLFGFTISEEFGGSDADYMSYGVIFEELARGQMSLASLVYTNTSGGYLIDKFGTQAQKEKFLPGIVAGERMSGIAMTEPSTGSDLKQIKLTARREGDHYVLNGSKIFITHGRRANPLLLMVKTDPTIEPAHRGGISLMLLEHDTPGLSYGKDFEKLGHRGLELAELVFENAIIPAENLLGEEEGKGFYQMMAALDRGRIYMAAASTGMAQASLEQALSYASQRETFGKPLSDRQAIQIKLADMATTIEASRLLYINAARKTMAEGRASGASAMAKIFATENGLKVTYDAMQILGGSGYIKEFPVERYFRDSALMPIGEGSNDVLRFVLAKELVAGLK
- a CDS encoding citryl-CoA lyase, with product MTNEQAAEQKYWKTGISRIEPEHIYIRGYDLEQLIGLPFAATTFLQLRGRLPSPGEARVVDSILTSILDYGLEKAGTAAARFIVSSNPNMQAGLATAILGAGEHSVAPENAARFIQEQYSAFEESGSADMAEFAAGVVADASAKRYRIPGFGHPVFRGEDPRAQKLKRIAVEAGIWEGPAKLYEAIHAEFVKNPKVAHFPINDVGMLAALCVAMEFTPEEATALAVIGTLPGVAAHITEEITSGRLVRQVQRSEAKYDVPELDLQADMAAAGWDVDTTQSGS
- a CDS encoding polysaccharide deacetylase family protein; its protein translation is MSLQMPEGKRLAISLSPDFDAHSVWIGTFRTSSQSALSRGEFGAEVGAPRLLETFARYGITTTWCIPTHTMQTFPERVAAVVDAGHEVAAHGVWHEYVPKLELDEERRLMELQLNLHEKHIGRRPRGYRSPALDITDNTLSVLEEFGLEWDSSLMGRDFEPYHPRLVTSIDLEQGNSFGKPSSVLEIPVSWGLDDFPELELLKGNATQQSNEAVFQRWKDAFDFAYERCPGGIATWTLHPQTIGRSYNLLMLERFIEYMQSHEGVWFPTLSEVVDAWRTDDNAPANSVK